The genomic stretch tcctagaacatgctcctatgaaattgatacaaatacagagtaaagtaaaacttacattacgcagcggaactagaATAACTTCATCCtttaatctctctaacccttgactCCTTTCTGtaacagagtattatcaagagattgaactagattagcaatacagtcttcctcaccaagcttTTGATCAACCTataactagtgtgggctggttctcaacacatgatatagagatcttgaagagaaaaagaagatatagtggctaagaaatgattagattgtctaggttttcacttacccaatcaATTGAGACTCTATTCCTTATGAAaatcctagatatcatattccttatatatgcAACTTAATGAgccttatttaaatttaaatttaaattaattaaaaataataaacaaaaataaagccTTGgactgccataaatggacttgggctcaatctctttgttttgaatttaaatctcatttgggcctaaattcaaaaccttttattttttttaattaattaatttaatcattattaaaattaactaattataatttgaaacttgagttaatattatttatttatattgacacaaatttatcaatattaataaatttacccaaagattccattttattctctaaatctcatatctctgtaaattttccaaaattgacctagtaaactttaaaaattataattgatatttaaatcaattaattgagacattctagattatttactcaaaggtgatgcggggactaTGGGtacatgaaatcaagctccaacaggttaccgtgaatttatttacgaataattttactaccttattaattcctcgtgactccactatagactcggaattgaattcttgaattcatagaacgtattttcaaaactataaatacgctatccattgttataaccattacagtcagtcaatcctctatcgatgacttactaatgggtgcaaattaccgtttcacccctcatcagtattttatcattaactcccactaagttccttataaatgatatttttgtgaacttaatcacagaaatgagatctcaatcatttaaccttttgaacaaagcaattaaggaaatcatcttttcacttctcatacagaagttatagatttcatatctatgaataatactcccactcaattacactactaagtctccaagatgtaagtataggctagaccgtaaggtaagctggtaacgaacaagtcaaaatatttaaataatataattagcaaaatattatcactcataattaagatcgacttaacatatggtcaacgttgtgacattgattagatttgataacaacaatatttatttatcaatcaataatcaatatcggtcctagtccgatgtaactaaatacatccgatcatatctacttggtcgatgccttggacaagacatcacaccccgaatgtgtaagtagattatatcgtagattgcctaatcagtgaaaatcaaatgcattgatctaatcttaggactcgttcttttgaacatataattacaactataatccattgtgacctagtcactataattgtaactatccatatgtttaaaatttttaaaaatgtttgtattatttcaataatcatataataaaataagcaagcaacacagttgtcaaactaaataatttttactatttttattgataatatgaaatcatgTTATATGTTCAATATGGTTTTATAAAAGCATAAAATCCAACAGACAGCAAATGGAGAGTGATAAGGTAAAAAAAGAGTGAGCTCTTCATAGTGAAAGGAAAAGATTGAAGTAAAAGGAGGGGGGCAATCTTATttacttgaattttttttttcatttagtaaaaagtatttatataacattcttttaataaaatttatttattttaaaattattttatatataagtgGCCTAATAATACGTTGAAATGTTAGTCCCAATCCGCATTTAATAATCAAGGACCAACACAACAAATTAGTAACGAAatgattttgttgtaaaataaaaAGATTGAAGGCATACGTGCAACTTTCCTAAAAGAATTAGGTGTTATGCTACAAATATCTCACAATAtgttatataaaattattttaaaaattattaaattgtttttcattaaagtttaaaaaaatattaattatcaataaaatttaattaattattatcttaattttatgaaattataaaatcatataaaaacTCATCAATATTATATAAATACAATACGAGATATTTATTAGGGTCAACTTAACtttatttcataattttttttgtcatttgacttattaaatatctaatatcatATTCGAATTATCTCTTTTGACGTAATATTGGCTTTAAGAATATATTTCGTATTCTATCATTAcgaattatatttatttattctcaatttgaattatcacttttcgtattttttttttaaataaaaacattttaaaaaaattgttatattCTCCTACAAATATCAAGTTCAAATATAATCTAATATAAATGAGAATAAAATCACTAAACTGcatatattaaatttaaatgtttCAAAAGTAAAACCAAACCAAagattgtttttattttaaaagataGGCAGTGTTTTTTGAATCATtagttcatttatttattttttaaataagatatacaTAATCATATAGTAATTTTGATTAGGTCGGCTAATTAGATTTAAattagaattattattattttgggtatataagtTGGTACTTTTGTTTTAGTTTAGGGTAGAAAGAATAGAAAGGTTTGGTAGTGAGAAAAGAGCAGATTAATAGGGGTGGTCTTCGTCGTCGTCCTACCTGAGTCTTTCCGTAGCAGCAACACTCACCCAAACACACCCCGAACCCGAAGACCCTATTCTCAACCTTCCTAGGGTTTATACTCTGTTTCGGgtatttctctctccctctactCTCTGGTTTGTACTTTGGAAATTTCTTTTTAGGGTTTCGCTGTCGTGCATTTATGCATTCTAATTCCATGTATGTACCTGTGAAACTTCAGTAATTTAGAGGTAAACGATCTGTATCAGTATTAACTTTCAACTCTGGATTTGATGGTGTGGGAGACATGAGAATCTGTGTGATTTTGTTTTTGGGTTGGTGCGATGATTGGATTCAAGcgtggagtttttttttttttttgggtattaaGTGGATAAATGTGTTTTGTTTTAGCTTGTTATGGCCAATgctgatttattattattttttataataatttactctctctctctctatctatatatatatatatagtctttttGCTTTCTGAAATTTGGTTCCTTTTAGTTGTTCACTCTCTTTGGGTGCAAGGATAATGGTCAGTTATTGCTGTGTTTAAATGgatcaataatatatcatgaatGTGAGTAAATTCTTTCTATTCTGAAATCTGGGTGTCGTATAATTTCGTtacatttataaaataataatagagataataattttttatacatTATGGATATGGTTCGTATGTAAATTCAATAGAAGAAAGAGGAAGTGACTTATTGTTGTTTGAAGACTCAGGTTCTTATGGATTCACCTGAACACAGTCGGAGTTACACGAAACGAGACATGGATGATGGCTCAGATGTGAAGAGTGATAGGGCTGGCGATGATGATGACTGGGATGGCGCTGATAAGAGGAAACACAGGTCAAGTAGGTCAAGAAAGTCTGGTACTGGAGAGGAAATTGACGGGTTTGATGGTAATAGTAGAAGAAAAAGTTATGGGGACAGAAATGACGGTAGAAAAAAATCTGGTGGCTCAAGCAGAGCTGATAGTGAAGAAGACGATTATGACTCGAGAAAAGATTTGCGTACTAAGCACGTGAAGAAAAAGCAAGAAGAAAGCAGCTTGGAAAAATTGAGCAGTTGGTACCAGGACGGAGAGTTAGAGAACAAGCAAGATGGTGGAGACAAGTCAGGGAATAAAGGGAAAAGTCGAGTTGATGAAACTGAGAGAAGGAAAGTGAATTTGAAGAATACAGATAATGAAAGTTCTCAAAGTAAAAGTAAATGCAAAGAAGAAAAGTCACATGATGCAGAGCCTGAGAAGATGCTGGATAGAGAATCTAAGTATTCAGACAAGAAGGAAAGCGGTCGAGAGAAGAGTCATGGATTGACAGAACATTCAAGAAGCACCAGAAGAAGATGGGATGAAACAGATGTTGTCAAGAAAGCAGAAGAGAGTATTTCTGAAAGAGCTGATTCAAAAAGTGGTAAGGCTTCTGATCCCAAGTATGAAAGTTCTAGAGACAAAAGTGCATCTACCAGAAATGAAACCAGTGATGGTAGAAGCCGAGTTGCAGATTCAATTAGTGAAAGAGGCACTAAATCTAATAACAGAGAAGACAGAAAAGCGGATACAGAGAGAAGTAAGAGTAAAGGCAGGTCAGAACCGCTGGAAGAAGATAGTAGGGGTAGTCCCATTACTCGTGAAGATATATCGGGAAGGGAGAAAGTTGAGAAGCATAAGCAGCAGAGAACTTCTACTCGTGATGTTCCTGAAAACCGAGAAAGATCCTCTAATGCAGATGAAGATGGAAATGCATGGACAAAAGATAAAGGATCAAGAGAGGTGGGTAATGCAAACAGGTCTAGGACTCCAGAGAGAAGTGGGAAGCGTCATCATGATTTAGAGTATTCTGATATGGAGCATGAAAGAAGTTTTAAGCGGAAGGAACTTGAAAAGGATGTTTATAAGGATGATCGGTCAAAAAGCAGGGATGAGAGTTGGAATGAGCGAACTAGGGACCGTGAATCTTCCAAAGAAAATTGGAAAAGAAGACAGAGCAGTGATAATGATAAAGACTCTAAAAATGGGGATGTTGGTTATGAGCATGGAAGAGAATGGGAAATTCCAAGACATGGTCGTGAGAGGGGTGACAGTGAAAGGCAAAATGAAAGGCCTCATGGTCGATCTGGTAATAGAAAAGATGGAAGTAGGGGTGAAGCTGTGAAAACATCCTCAAACTTTGGAATTTCGAATGAAAATTATGATGTGATTGAGATCCAAACCAAACCTTTAGATTATGGAAGAGCAGATTCTGGATCCAACTTTTCTAGGAGAACTGAAGCTGGTCAGCAATCTGATGGAAAATCAGCCCCTAATGATGAAGAATGGGGATATTTGCAAGATGAACGATCTAGAAGGTCTGAGTTTACTTCTGGGCCGCCTGGTGAAGGTGTAAAGGAGAGGTATCCAGATGATGGTATGCGAGATCAAAATTCATGGAGGGATGACTTTGATTTCCATGGAGGAAAGGGCCGAGGCCAAAAAGGTGCAATGTCTGGTCGCAGTGGTGGTGGTCAAAGTTCTAGTGGTGGTTCACAACCTCCTTATGGAAGCCAAGAGCAGGGATCATTCAATAGAGCTTCTCTACAAGGAATAAAAGGAGGTAGACTTGGGAGAGGAGGAAGAGGCAGACCTTCTGGAAGAGATGGTCAACAGGTTGCAATCCCTCTGCCAATTATGGGATCACCATTTGGACATCTTGGAATGCCTCCACCAGGACCCATGCAGCAACTTAATCCTAGCATGTCACCAGCTCCAGTTCCACCAATTTCCCCTGGTGTC from Humulus lupulus chromosome 5, drHumLupu1.1, whole genome shotgun sequence encodes the following:
- the LOC133834693 gene encoding N6-adenosine-methyltransferase non-catalytic subunit MTB — its product is MDSPEHSRSYTKRDMDDGSDVKSDRAGDDDDWDGADKRKHRSSRSRKSGTGEEIDGFDGNSRRKSYGDRNDGRKKSGGSSRADSEEDDYDSRKDLRTKHVKKKQEESSLEKLSSWYQDGELENKQDGGDKSGNKGKSRVDETERRKVNLKNTDNESSQSKSKCKEEKSHDAEPEKMLDRESKYSDKKESGREKSHGLTEHSRSTRRRWDETDVVKKAEESISERADSKSGKASDPKYESSRDKSASTRNETSDGRSRVADSISERGTKSNNREDRKADTERSKSKGRSEPLEEDSRGSPITREDISGREKVEKHKQQRTSTRDVPENRERSSNADEDGNAWTKDKGSREVGNANRSRTPERSGKRHHDLEYSDMEHERSFKRKELEKDVYKDDRSKSRDESWNERTRDRESSKENWKRRQSSDNDKDSKNGDVGYEHGREWEIPRHGRERGDSERQNERPHGRSGNRKDGSRGEAVKTSSNFGISNENYDVIEIQTKPLDYGRADSGSNFSRRTEAGQQSDGKSAPNDEEWGYLQDERSRRSEFTSGPPGEGVKERYPDDGMRDQNSWRDDFDFHGGKGRGQKGAMSGRSGGGQSSSGGSQPPYGSQEQGSFNRASLQGIKGGRLGRGGRGRPSGRDGQQVAIPLPIMGSPFGHLGMPPPGPMQQLNPSMSPAPVPPISPGVFIPPFSPPVWPGARGVDMNMLAVPPGPSGPRFPPNMGSAANPAMYFNQSGPGRGGPSSMSGPNFNASGPMGRGTPADKSPGGWAPSKGNGPPGKAPSRGEQNDYSQNFVDTGMRPQNFIRELELTNVVEDYPKLRELIQKKDEIVAKSASPPMYFQCDLKEFELSPEYFGTKFDVILVDPPWEEYVHRAPGVADHMEYWTFEEIMNLKIEAIADTPSFIFLWVGDGVGLEQGRQCLKKWGFRRCEDICWVKTNKSNATPGLRHDSHTLFQHSKEHCLMGIKGTVRRSTDGHIIHANIDTDVIIAEEPPYGSTEKPEDMYRIIEHFALGRRRLELFGEDHNIRSGWLTVGKELSSSNFNNEAYIRNFSDKDGKVWQGGGGRNPPPEAPHLVVTTPEIESLRPKSPMKNQQQLQQQPSVSISLTSANSTNRRAGNSPQNLAAISINQEASSNASNPGAWAEGFKGREGNIPSDDKIFDMYGYNGRPNGEYVDFESHRQMNLL